ggcgctattggagcaacccagcagcaccccaggtgctctgccccaggcgtccccaagtcagcttctgctgaaactgaccagcgctgactacaggaagccccaggcagagttgctctgccccgggcttcctggaatcagctgctgatcagtttcagcagcagctgacttggggacgcctggggttcttaagttgattctgtatgtaagtcagaactggcggtcagtttcagcagtgtctgaatctggacgccagttccgacttacatacagattcaacttaagaacaaacctacagtccctatcttgtacgtaacccggggactgcctgtacctaaaaaggtgttaaaaggaagaggggaaaaggtATTCTCTTTAacatctgatgataggagaagaagcaatgggcttaaaattgcagcaaggggggtttaagttggacattaggaaaaactttctagctgtcacggtggttaagcactggaataaattgcctagggaggttgtggaatttccatcattggtgatatttaagagcaggttagacaaatgtctgtcagggatgacaCTTGTTCCTGcagtgaggtcaggggactggacttgataacctcttgaggtcacttccagttctagtattctattattctgtgaTTTCTTCTGTTTTACATCAGTTTATTTCCAACAGAGTACACCATGAAGCAAAGCATTTGATGCTTCAAATGGAATTaatacttttgtatttttttaaggaAAGTCTATACCTCTTATAGGTCTGTTGGGTGTATTTTATCTGTCATGGGTTTTGAATGCATTTAAAGGTTGGAGTGCGAGGAAAAGAGATTGTTGTCCTTggtgtggaaaagaaatctgtggcaAAACTTCAGGATGAAAGAACTGTGAGGAAGATCTGCGCACTTGATGACAATGTCTGCATGGCTTTTGCAGGTATGCAGTGTCTAACAGTTGATTAAATGCTCATATATTAAGCTGAGAACAGACTTTGGAATTAAAAAGTAGTTTTTGGAGGATTGTGATATTGCATAGGATTTATGAACATTGAAAACCAAATTGCTTTGGACAActggtggtggggagaggaagaagggttATTTTTTGGTACTTACTTATTTCCTTAGATTAAAATGCCTAAAGGTTATTCTATAGAACCAGCAATTTAATAAAGAAAATGTCCTTATGTTAGGACCGTGTGTGATGCAATGGATTAAACATGAGGATGGAAATTGGGAATTCCTGTGTATTAATTCCAGCTTTAGCAGAAATGTGCATTGTGGCTGAAGGGAGGGGAATAAATGGAGATACAGAGAAAATAATCTAGTCATCCATAAAATGGACAAAATATatattaactagggatgtaagaagtcatttaaaaaggtgaccatgtaaccgctaagaatcttagcagttacacggttacctgtgctgcaggctctgcagtatagagcttagctttatactgcagagcccacagcaaagccacctccctACGAGGTACAGTGTGTAACTTGCGGTGGGGGTGCTGGACCGCATGGATAGGGGCATCCCATGGATAGGGGCATCCCTCTTGTCTGTATTTAGCTTGTGAGCTCTTTTAGGCAGGGACTGTCTATTAGGGATATTAACtaatgtgtatttgtgtaaatgtgtaaccactaggTTTTTTTCACAGTTACACCtctactcttcccccccccccccccgcatgtaaACTTGTGAGTCAGTGCTtccgcttttaagccagctcccgcctctcctcccccaccccgcattTCTGCCTcggggaggcagcaaaggggggccaAGTGGCTgtccagctggctccctgcgcaTATTTTCTTttgcctctccttcctcccaccccctgctcctccctttcGCTGCTGTgccggatacagaggcagcagtgctgggagggagggagacaggtgGCTCCGTTGGGAGCTGGTGCTCCTGGataccagcttttaaactggctccttccaaacaccagctcctgccttcctcccccgttgcctctgatacaaaggcagcaggcgGGCAAGGGGGTGCGTCTAGTCCTTGGGTTTatctgataagcccaggcttatcagttaattttgTAAATAActacactctaacatccctactgtctgTTTTCATCTGTCTGGTGCTAAGTACGCATTTGAACACATAGTGTATCATATTATCATTGTAGGACTCACAGCTGATGCCAGAATCGTTATAAATAGGGCTCGTGTAGAGTGTCAAAGCCATAGACTTACTGTGGAGGATCCTGTCACCGTGGAATACATCACACGTTACATCGCTAGCCTGAAACAGGTATACTACACAGTACAGAGTTGTCTTTCTCCTTTTGTTGGGCAAATAAAACCTAACTTTGGGCCAAATTCTACTTTTACACTAGTGAAAAGCCAGATAACTCAGTAGAATCTCTTCGTTGGATATTGATGCTACTGTAGCATCAGACAGAGGGAAGATACAGGGTATGTCATTGGCATCTCCCAAATATGGGGAAATTCAGAAACTTAATGTTTACTGGGACATCATTATTGCACTTCTTTTGTATTCGAAGTTTTactcagcattgcttgggtccttcagggcaggggcttagggATGTGGAAACAGGAGTGCTAGAGTCAGCACAGGGCAtaggggggtgcagaagtcagagcagggggttgggaaaTATGAGGGGGAACAAgggaggaggtagggtgcaggaatttgggcaggGGGTGacgggcttagggcagggggtgggatcagccagctgctgctccctggggcagcaggggctgcgctGCCCCTCCCACTAGAGGTGTTGTTCCTCAGAATTGGTCTAGGGTGGCGAGGGCACgcttgcttgctgccccccatggTCATtgtgcagtataactgtcccatATGCTTACTGCCTCCtctggtcattctggagtataactgtccctgctatcacatccCTCTCTTTCCCTTTGACAAGAAATAGTCACATTctacacacatcccattgtcctggtgcaaccaaatcctgaccttgctttaaggtataagtggaagctgcataccatatttggtggtccaagctcttactgtttgggaggagttcttgaacaaaaaaaCTGATAGATACACAAATTCTCTCAAAGATATTGTAGACTAACAATAGAAATGTGCTCATCTACAAACTTCATTTCACACATATTGGTTTCTCCTGCTTGCCTAGTATTTACTAGCAGAATATGGTAAGTGAGACCTCATTACACATTTTATAAAAATGTCTTAGTACACTAGGAATttgtattaattttaaattacagtATCAAAATAGACACTATATTCCATGGTGCATTTTTATTATCTTTCAAATGCATTAAACTCAGTAATCTCTACTAATTAGCAATTTATGCATGGTCAGTCTTTAGCACAAGTTTTGTTATGTATTGGAATGGCAAAACACATACATTCTTTCCATGAAAGTTTTTTTCAGACTTTATTCTCCTGTAGTAAAATAAATATCCcctgaaattattttttatatgATGTACACAAatcttttaaaaacttaaaagcaACACTTCTGATTCTATATTCCTTATGTCCCAAATTGCTGCCAAAATGCCTGCTTCTCATCACAAAGTATCTAAATTCTGAGAGACTTGGGACCTTGGCATTTATTGGATTTAACTCAACAGTTACTATTCTGTGAGAATTATGTTTCATCTTTACCTGTATGtctcttggatttttttaatggattttCTAAGCCTTCATGACAGTACAGATTGCTAACATTGGTTTTTGGCATTTGTTAGGCCTCTGTGACTATCACATCTAATTAATTTACACAAGTTAATTTCCTAGATACCTCTGAATATTTTAGCAAAAATGGtgattttacctttttttttttttaatttattaaagGTGATGGTAGCTAATTCAGAAGTAACtaagaaaagctatttattttGTAACCATCCTTTTATATGCTTTAATTTATGGGTGACCTGCAGTACAAGAAATATTATCTTGAAACCACAACAAGGGAAGAAAGAGTCACAGTTGCAAATTATAGGAAATACTTATGATAAACTTTCTGTATTGCCACTTTTGTACGACTGCTACTTCAGAAATCCATATGCTTGTAGAGAAGTCTCTGAAATAAGTTATCTTGATTTTCATCAGCGTTATACTCAAAGTAATGGCCGCAGACCTTTTGGGATATCTGCCCTTATTGTGGGATTTGACTTCGATGGAACACCCAGGCTCTATCAGACTGACCCATCTGGCACTTACCATGCTTGGAAGGTGAGTTGACTCTGCCTCCTGGTGGAGATTAAATGAAATATCATTCAGCAGCTAATTTAACCTCTCAGGGAAATCATATCTTGCTGCAAGATGGATTTTGTAGTTCTTATACTATGTGGTCTGCCAATGGAGAGCTGTCTGTTGACATGGTTTTAATTAACCAGCTGCAAAAAAGTTTTAAGTGACAGCAACAAATATAGCGGATGTTTGGTGAGTACAAATATGATAGACAAGTTGCATGACTATAAACGGTAAAGAAAATATCCATTAGACAGTATGTATATTAAAATGTGGTCAAGGCAAAGAGAAGTTTTGAATACTCCCATCTAATAAGTGTTTCATTTGATACTATATGAACTGTAAAATTTGTATCTTCTGCCTGAATTTCAGGAAAAATCACCCTGTAGCACTAGCTATATCCTGTGCATGTTAATACCCatattaaaatgtaaaaacattttgattttcataTTTTTTACTCTAAAAGTTGAGATTTGGAAGTTGTGATCAATATTTAGTAGAGCTAGCAGCTCCTAGGATATCAAGTAGGATGCTGAATTGCTATTAATCCTGTATTGAGATCATTATATACACAACAGGATATGTGGTCCGTTGCGTATTTGCATCATTTTATGTTTGTACTTTCTCTATGAAGTAGTCTTTTAAAAACCCCAACATTTACACCCATCCTTTCCTAAAATTATTCCAGGCTAATGCCATTGGGAGGGGAGCCAAGTCTGTACGTGAATTCTTGGAGAAAAACTATACTGATGAAGCCATTGAAACAGATGACCTGACCATTAAACTTGTCATCAAGGCTCTTCTTGAAGTAAGTGTGATTCAGTCTGCTGACAGTTTTGTGGGTGGGTGTTGCTGTTGCTCAAGTCTACCCAGTTAATTCACCATAAATTCTAGAGGTTATGGATGACTTATCAAAAATTGTATTCTCCATTATACTCTGAGGCCATTAGATACTGAGCTATGGGACTGATTTGCAAACCCTTCTTAAACAGCCTATTTTTACCAGGATTCTTTATATGCAAGAATTTGCTAGGTTTCTtgtgaataattttttaaaaaatcagacttAAGCTTTGAACATTGGCACATACATTCATTCTGAAAATACTTAAGCCATGCTTGCTTATTTCTTATATTATTTTGTAAGCATGACTTAGAATTTGAACTAAATGAATAATCCTACAGTTCAGTCATTGTATACATTGTCTATGCACTGAATTGGAGTTGAGTCCATTAGAGTGAAGAGGCTTATCTTGCAGTGCTAATATTTGTAATGAAATATGCATCCTGAGCTAATggaaagagaaatgtaaagttCCCATCTGTGACTCTCTTAGGGAGTTTTAATTAGAATTGATCTATGGCATAAGATTTCTTATTCTAAACCTTTCATCTTTGACTACTTCAGGTTGTACAGTCAGGTGGGAAAAACATTGAGCTGGCAGTTATGAGAAGAGAtcagccactcaaggtaagcatCTCATCTGATGCTTGTTTCTCTTGGTCTCCATACTGCTGTCTAAGTAGAATTCCCATTGATTTGTACTGTAGCTCTACATTGAGGCAGATGCAGAATTATATTTAACTATTACTAAGGCAAAAGAAGCTTCCAAAACTGTTTAGAGTATACTTGAACCTCCTTAATCTAGCTGtccctgatccaggaacatcACAGTTTGGACCCTGGCAGGAGgtagaggggggagaggaagcagctctgcacatTCCTCCACCCCTAGCTTCTCCCTCATTGCTCCCATAACAGTGGGGTGCAGTTCATgagagcagcaggggagcagagccaggtaaacctcctttcttctttcccctcctgcccagtcCCAGCATCCCCAGCATGCTCCTCCACTCTGTCCGAGGCCCTGTGTCCCTAGTGTACTCCTACATCCTCCCTAAAAGGTAGTTTTTGTTTACCTTTTATTCTGGCAAGCAAACACTCATGAtctggaaaattccataatcTGGTATAGTCTGTTTCCCAaaattgccagattaaagaggttcaagtgtatttgTGTTTGCTTACAGATAGACATTTGCCCCTGCATGATATTACAGTATTAAATTAATTTTCTTATCAAAAGTAGATCTTTCACATTCAAACAAAGTTTCTATTGATATCTTAAGGTTCacttatgtttttcttttttttaaagattttaagtCCTGAAGAAATTGAGAAGTATGTTGCTgaaattgaaaaagaaaaggaagaaaatgaaaagaaaaaacagaagaaaacatCATGATGAATGAAATCCAATTGTTTAGATGCTTTTTAATTCAAATCATGGGTTATTCTGTATACATGTAGGCATTCCATTTATTCATACTGTGCTCCTTTGAGACCTACAATAAacctactgatttttttaaactttttattttagatGTATGTTCCTTGGATTTTAAATTCCGCTCATGCAGCTCATTGTAGAAGAGTGATAGTATTCTATTAAAAGACAAAAAAAGGTATTTTCATGCCTTTCTTACCTTTTGAACCTTGCCACTAATTTTCTTATGTAATTATTTCCCTTTGTTAGTCTTATCTGAAAATTACCTTGCTCATAATCCTAGACTATCATCTCCTAATTATAAAGCCATAACAGGCTCCAACTCTGATTCTCTCTCATTTGAAAATACTCAGAATTTTAAAAGTTCCTCATACCTGGTAATTTAGACTAGAAGTCATAGGACAATTGTTTCCATGATAAAAACAAATTAGGGCTAGAGATATGAACGACTAGTCGACATGttactcgactagttgctccgcCCTTGCTGCATatatctgaaagaggcagcaaaggaggaggagaagggggcgcttcaaagcggcagcaccacagggagacacccccacacacaccctgccccgcTGACCCCACGGGACTCCACGTGGTGCCaccactttgaagtgctgtggcgAGCATGGAGCTGGTGGGGGATTGTTTgagtccccctctggccccatgctccccacagcactcttgccttttgaagtgtagcaacagccttggggTTGTTGCtttacttcaaaggcagaagggtcgttatcaactaatcaaacagttgatgcaaattgcattgactactcaattagccaattaatacAAATTTTACAGCCCTAATCAGGGCTAGGCTGAATGGGTCCAGCTGTTGGGTTGTAGTGCTTGCTTTGGTGATAACTTCAGTGATGTGAAAGCATGTTACATGCTGGAGCTATCTTATGTGGTGGATTTGGCACTCACTTTGAAATCAGAGTTCTATTTATCTGAATGACTTAGAAGCAGGGCctgctctaggcaccagcaaaacaagcaggtgcttggggtggcatgttgccaggggcggcattccagcccacaggaggagcagggtggCGGGGAGCCCCACGGAGGCTGCCCccgagctgggagccctgcaccccGCTGCTCGGAGCCTGTGTCTGGCCCCAGGGTGCCTAGCCCTGGGGcgctggcagggtggggcaggatgctgggacgGTAGGGCGCTTGGCCGTGGCACAGGGAGGCTGCAGCTGGTGATGCTGAGCTCGGTGGGGCAGGCTGCAACCATGGTGGCTGCTCCCGGCAGCCGGCTCACTGGAGCGGAGTTCAGGGGCTTGGCAGGCGCTGGGTCTCAGCCACGGTGGGGCCCCATCCCCCGAGCAGGGAGCCCCACGGAGACCGCCCCGAGCTAGGAGCCCTGTGCCCAGCTGCTcggagcctgcacctggcccCAGGGCGCTGGGAGTTCTGCATGGGCAGCCCTAAGGCAGGGCCCCTGCTGGGGTGCTTCCTGGGGGGCAGCTGCGGCTGGTGAGGCTGAGCCCGGCGGCCTCTTCTTCGCCTTTGTgagtccaccccccccccccccgtgtgctcTACCTGGCCAGCCACCCCCTCctctaggcccccccccccgcctgtgttctctcccccgCAACTCCCCTGCCTGTGGACTCCCCTTGCCTGGCTGTCTCCCCCTGGCCTGTTTGCCCCTGCCCACTGTCCcatgacctcccccccccccctttcctcctcccccagttcggcctctgcccagcaacctcacctcctggcccactgcaacctTGCTGGGATcccgtctcctcttctccctccctggatccccatctcctgtctggctctctcaacaattcaccctccccccacatacctgcccaggaacccagcccccttgtgctgtgtcctgatcTCATCactgcctgggacccaggtgattctccctctccctttgtctgaggaaggggaactctggtgttcccagtgccCGTGTCtccaagtcccttcctgtctggggcaAGAGAGATTTATTGAAATTAgaattgtgatcccatttaaataggcttcccggagtcagccgctgatcagtttcagcagcggctgactcagggactcctggggcagagcagctggggtgctgctgggttggtcccgtagcaccattccttggtgctgcgggaccaacccggcagcatcccagctgctctgccgcaggcgtccctgattcagccactgctgaaactgatcagcagcggctgaattggggatgcttggggcagagccggactatcggaaggggaggctatgagggatctggggtggcatcctcccaccccatcctgacccctcatagtccccccttctgatagtccggcctatctgatagtctggcaccgcctgggtcctaaaggtgccggattattggaagtttactgtaaaaaGCTGGTTATGAGAGCGTTCTAACATCTTGAACATGACTagattcaattttttaaattcactatggatatttcctttgtttaataaatgaattttagatgcaaaatgtgtttggatattttttgttgtccttcacatttaaggtagttttatttcatacaaaaattaaatgctggttttgtttattttaaatagaatttccgtccagacagaagtagatgcaaatcatgtgttttaaaaaaagtagccaccacttagcaaataataTATGGGGTAAAACCTAATAATATATGGGGTAAAACCTTTCTCTTAAGTGTTCCTATTacacaccattttgtaatagagtaaaaattaagaatctgattatatctaagttacacaattattttggcatttatttagttggtagctgtactgagtgtattctcctggttagtaaacagaagcaccaaatttggcataaaggttatatttcgttgtaaatcaacatgttgtACAGGTTGCTAATAAGACTCAATcatcctttaggaaaatattttaaatgtataatttaaatgattaattgctcatttaaacctaGGTTTTCTGCTTGCCAGTTTAAACCATGATTAAAATTagggatttaaatttaaattaatccaccctgcttcagaggctgtttggtccatccctgaaggagaaagcacagggctgTGCTTGTGGAATAGGTTTTAggctagtggggttttgttgtctggacagttgagctggggagttgaaacaaaagttctcttaatccctttgaactgtttAATTGTACagtgaggctgattcttgtcgatggacaccaagagttggatagcttatgtgttggggttggagtctgagtgattataaggcttctaatCATAAAATCCCTTTGCACAGTGAGGAGTAGGACTGGGACTCCAGCACTAGGTGATATGAACACctgcatgctttggaagtctttaactgcttgctgtggatgaacctgccctcccattgtcctCATGTGGGGAGTCCCTGGCGCTCTCCCAGGAGATGAAAATGCCTTGGAGTTTGGGCTCCTCCTGAAGCGCGTGCCTCACCCCTCAGGAAGACACACAAGCTGCATTTGTGTGCGCGCACCCTCCCTGGACAAAAAGAGGggggaatgttttgcttggggcggcaaaaaacctagagtcAGCCCTGCTTAGAAGTAAATAAGGTCCTATCTCTACCTGTCTATTAGTGGATCTGTAGACCAATGGCCTCTCTGCATTTAAATAGCAGCAAAAAAGTATTTGGCACATGATGCAATAAGTATAAAATTGGTCCATTTTCTAGAGACTGATTCTCAGTGACTTCAAGGCCAGCCTCTCCTTTTTCTCTACTTCCTTATTATTCTCTTTCCTCTATTTCTGCTTTAGTTCCAGCAGCTTTCCATCCAAGTTTCCCATTTTCCAATTCTCATACAAACTAAGCTCAGTTTTACCTTGTCTTTCAGAAAGCTATGTTTATAGAAAAGATATCACAATGTAGAATTTCCATTTATGTAGGCACCACCCATCAAAACCATGCCTTCATGATTTATGAATATTTCTTATTAGTCCATATAATAACTATCATTGCTGTGTCTTCAGTCAGCTTAAGTACCTGATGCAGCCATGGAATGAAATGTGTTTAAACAAAGTCAGGTGACCATATGGGTTGAATCAAATATATTTAGACAAATCACCATGTCCATGCTTAACAAGAGATATTTTGTTTGAGGGGACAATAACTATATTGATTTGTAAAACTCACCTCTGCTCTTGAAAGAACACGACATCTGCTATCAAACTCTTTTAAATTCAGTCTTGATAGAGCATGTTGTTTATACAAACTCAAACACTTCATAACAAAGCACAACACAATTGGGTATAGAAGAATTTCATTGTTTAATGACAAATGAGTTCTGAATTAGGAAAAatagcatggctgtgtctacactggcctgtttttctggaaaatcagccgcttttccggaaaaacttgccagctgtctacactggccgcttgaatttccgcaaaagcactgacttcctactgtaagaaatcagtgcttcttgcagaaatactattctgctcctgtacaagcaaaagtcccttttgtgcaaagcttttgtgcagaagggccagtgtagacagctcagatttgttttctgcaaaaaagccccaatcgtgaaaatggcgattggggcttttttgcagaaaagcgcatctagattggcacggacgcttttccgcaaaaagtgcttttgtggaaaagtgtctgtgccaatctagacgctctgttccgaaaatgcttccgttaaaagcatttccggaaaatcatgccaatctagacgcagcccatttGTATTGTTTGCCcagtaaatgaaaaataaaactctCCCTCCACCCATACAATAGGGAATAGTATCAGTTTGGATaaagaaagagggaaaacaaGTGAGAGTAGCCTCAAAAATGGAGTTACAGGGAGCAGAGAACTGCCTTTTTACATTGATCATAAAATGCAGCTTACTTTAAAGCTAAGAGGAGTAGGAATGAACTTAAGCTCTCTGCAAGACACCTTTAATGGCAATATTTGCTAAGGGAGGGTGGAGATGAGATTTTTTTGTTACTTTGAATGTACAAAAAAACCTAAAAGGCTTTTTCTAACAAAGTACATAATTTGTTACTTTCAAGTCAACTCTCAGGACCTTGTGTACCAGCTGGAAATTACTGGTGTAATATATTTCAACCACACCTTGCTGCCATCAACTATGTCTCTGCTTGCTGAGGGAATCCCCACTACAGGCTGCTGTGTCAGTCTTCATTCCTTTTCAATGGTATGGCAACACAAAGGTAATAGAGCAGGTCGAGAAGCCCACCCTTGTGACTGACGCTTCAGATAAAAAGTctgagatgtagctgtgttaatctgtaacttgaaaaatatTGACTAACAAATACTAGAGCATGAATTTTCATCAATAaaacctactttgtcagatggattggagtggaaattatagtATCCAGgctatatataacagcaaaagcagtttcaattataggaccagtgttaatgaagctaattaagtcaggctagATGTGTCCTGGTCAaacatttgatgtggaaatgtgaatatcaaaggcagggaaattgcctttgtagtgcccaatagaggctcttgtgcatttcaaagttggaacactgCGCCAAccccagggctgggaggaagtcccactgactccgggctccatgctggtgcttctgctttgaaatgcacaagcagccccccccccccccccccccactttcatttgcttatcagatagtcgactagtccttaacggGTGCACTACTCTGACTGGGGATGTAAtttcgaaagctattttgaaattacaggcatgctgtcaagacatggaaaacactattttgggatactggaagtacccTAAGAGTGAGGAATGGTgttccaggatagattgtagattTTAACTGATGTGCTGGAGAAGTTTAAGTTGTGGGTTGGTGATGAcgagtggtgttctgttgttttccttgttgacCTGGTCTTGAAGTAGATGACTTCTAGGTACttgcctggctctgtcaatctgtttctcacTTCACCAGGTGCATATTTAAGTTTAATGCAAGTTTCCTTTAAAGAATAAATAAAGATACAACACCCAACTCATTCAGTTAGTGTTATGAATGGTCTGCACACTTCCAGTAAAATAACATGACTTGAAACCTATTGTTTTCATACAAGGCTGGGTGTGGACTTTCATcttggagttaaaaaaaaaaaaaggattacaTTCACCTTACCTAAGGGTGGTTTATTACTGACCTTAGCTAAACTGACTAGCTACTTAATGCCAAAGTGTCCAGAACAGAATTTATTGCAATATCATCCTCTGTTTCAGGAAATTTATGAGTTCAAAATCTGTAAATTCATATGTAAATTAGCCTTTACAGCTCACAAACATAGCTGTTCAGAAAACCAGGGAAGACCAAACTTGAAATTCTTGATCTTTTAAGGTAGAAAtacaagcaaaaaaaatttttttaattatattttaccCACCTCCCCATATCAATGTCTCCTTCAAAAGAAAAATCCTTTGTACGGTACTCGTGATG
The genomic region above belongs to Pelodiscus sinensis isolate JC-2024 chromosome 18, ASM4963464v1, whole genome shotgun sequence and contains:
- the PSMA7 gene encoding proteasome subunit alpha type-7: MSYDRAITVFSPDGHLFQVEYAQEAVKKGSTAVGVRGKEIVVLGVEKKSVAKLQDERTVRKICALDDNVCMAFAGLTADARIVINRARVECQSHRLTVEDPVTVEYITRYIASLKQRYTQSNGRRPFGISALIVGFDFDGTPRLYQTDPSGTYHAWKANAIGRGAKSVREFLEKNYTDEAIETDDLTIKLVIKALLEVVQSGGKNIELAVMRRDQPLKILSPEEIEKYVAEIEKEKEENEKKKQKKTS